The proteins below come from a single Pandoraea apista genomic window:
- a CDS encoding DUF3567 domain-containing protein: MLMIYNSPNYCVVEFSADNGNHALSAGGYEIVDKTAGREIFLDGTLARQFREEVQKLIASEPSEDEVDEFLGQFDNFMTNPVVLH; this comes from the coding sequence ATGCTCATGATTTACAACAGCCCAAACTACTGTGTCGTTGAGTTTTCCGCCGATAACGGCAATCACGCGCTGTCTGCCGGTGGCTATGAAATCGTGGACAAAACCGCTGGCCGCGAGATTTTCCTCGACGGCACGCTTGCCCGGCAATTCCGTGAAGAAGTACAGAAGCTGATCGCTTCCGAGCCCTCCGAGGACGAAGTCGACGAATTTCTCGGTCAGTTCGATAACTTCATGACGAATCCGGTCGTGCTCCACTGA
- a CDS encoding rhodanese-like domain-containing protein — protein MEFLLPSAAHQFLQANANALFVDCRSEMEYLFVGHPAGAIHVAWNDGPDWEINPHFVPSVRKLAGAGGERPVLLICRSGNRSAAAGEALEAAGFRNVYGVLHGFEGDLDAVHHRNAVNGWRFDGLPWEQC, from the coding sequence ATGGAATTCCTGCTCCCGAGCGCCGCACATCAGTTTCTGCAAGCCAACGCCAACGCGCTGTTCGTCGACTGCCGAAGCGAGATGGAATACCTGTTTGTGGGCCACCCGGCCGGGGCGATCCATGTGGCCTGGAACGACGGCCCGGACTGGGAAATCAATCCCCACTTCGTGCCGAGCGTGCGCAAGCTCGCCGGGGCGGGCGGCGAGCGCCCGGTGCTGTTGATCTGCCGCAGCGGCAATCGCAGTGCGGCCGCCGGTGAAGCCCTCGAGGCGGCGGGCTTTCGCAATGTCTACGGGGTGTTGCACGGCTTCGAGGGCGATCTGGACGCGGTCCATCACCGCAACGCCGTCAACGGCTGGCGCTTCGATGGGCTGCCGTGGGAGCAGTGCTGA
- the metH gene encoding methionine synthase, producing the protein MRLSGLEPFNIGEGTLFVNVGERTNVTGSKAFARMILNGQFDEALAVARQQVENGAQVIDINMDEAMLDSKAAMVRFMNLIASEPDIARVPIMIDSSKWEVIEAGLKCVQGKAIVNSISLKEGKEAFVHHAKRIRRYGAAAVVMAFDEQGQADTYARKTEICERSYRVLVDEVGFPPEDIIFDPNIFAVATGIEEHNNYAVDFINATRWIKQHLPGAKISGGVSNVSFSFRGNDLVREAIHTVFLYHAIQAGMDMGIVNAGQLGVYENLDPELRERVEDVVLNRREDSTERLLEIADRFKGGAQKREENLEWRNQPVEARLAHALVHGITTFIVEDTEEVRQKIHDAGGRPIQVIEGPLMDGMNVVGDLFGAGKMFLPQVVKSARVMKQAVAHLVPYIEEEKARMAAAGEDVRSKGKIVIATVKGDVHDIGKNIVTVVLQCNNFEVVNMGVMVPCAEILAKAKEEGADIIGLSGLITPSLEEMAYVASEMQRDEYFRLRNIPLLIGGATTSRVHTAVKIAPHYDGPVIYVPDASRSVSVASNLLSDDAAERYLAEVKTDYERVRQQHANRKATPMVSLAAARENKFKVDWSTYVPPKPKFIGRRVFKNYDLAELAEFIDWGPFFQTWDLAGPYPAILTDEIVGESAQRVFADGRAMLDRLIKGRWLTANGVIAMLPANVVGDDDIEIYTDESRSEVAFTWHNLRQQSERPVVDGVRRPNRSLADFIAPKDSGVADYIGVFAVTAGLGVDAKEASFLATHDDYSAIMLKALADRLAEAFAECMHARVRRDFWGYASDEQLDNDALIKEAYVGIRPAPGYPACPEHSVKGPMFKYLQAHEINMSVTESLAMLPAASVSGFYLSHPDSTYFSVGKIGPDQVEDFMERANVDEATARRLLAPQLS; encoded by the coding sequence ATGCGCCTGTCCGGCCTCGAGCCCTTCAACATTGGCGAGGGTACGCTCTTCGTGAACGTCGGCGAGCGCACCAACGTCACGGGCTCGAAAGCGTTCGCCCGCATGATCCTGAACGGCCAGTTCGACGAAGCGCTCGCGGTTGCCCGCCAGCAGGTCGAAAACGGCGCGCAGGTCATCGACATCAACATGGACGAGGCCATGCTCGACTCCAAGGCGGCGATGGTGCGCTTCATGAACCTGATCGCCTCCGAGCCGGACATCGCACGCGTGCCGATCATGATCGACTCGTCGAAGTGGGAAGTGATCGAGGCCGGGCTGAAGTGTGTCCAGGGCAAGGCCATCGTCAACTCGATCTCGCTCAAGGAGGGCAAGGAAGCGTTCGTGCATCACGCCAAGCGCATTCGCCGCTATGGCGCCGCCGCCGTGGTCATGGCCTTCGACGAACAAGGGCAGGCCGACACGTACGCGCGCAAGACCGAGATCTGCGAGCGCAGCTACCGCGTGCTGGTCGACGAGGTGGGTTTCCCGCCCGAGGACATCATCTTCGATCCGAACATCTTCGCAGTCGCCACCGGCATCGAAGAGCACAACAACTACGCGGTCGACTTCATCAACGCCACGCGCTGGATCAAGCAACACCTGCCCGGCGCGAAGATCAGCGGCGGCGTGTCGAACGTCTCGTTCTCGTTCCGTGGCAACGACCTCGTGCGCGAAGCGATTCACACCGTGTTCCTGTACCACGCGATTCAGGCGGGCATGGACATGGGCATTGTCAACGCCGGCCAGCTCGGCGTGTACGAGAACCTCGATCCCGAGTTGCGTGAGCGCGTCGAAGACGTGGTGCTCAACCGCCGCGAGGACAGCACCGAACGTCTGCTGGAGATCGCCGACCGCTTCAAGGGCGGCGCGCAAAAGCGCGAAGAGAATCTGGAATGGCGCAATCAGCCGGTCGAAGCGCGTCTCGCGCATGCGCTGGTGCATGGCATCACCACGTTCATCGTGGAAGACACCGAGGAAGTGCGTCAGAAGATTCACGACGCGGGCGGCCGTCCGATTCAGGTGATCGAAGGCCCGCTCATGGACGGCATGAATGTCGTGGGCGATCTGTTCGGCGCAGGCAAGATGTTCCTGCCGCAGGTCGTGAAGAGCGCGCGCGTGATGAAGCAGGCCGTAGCGCATCTGGTGCCCTACATCGAGGAAGAAAAGGCGCGCATGGCCGCAGCCGGCGAAGATGTTCGCTCGAAGGGCAAGATCGTGATCGCCACGGTCAAGGGCGATGTGCACGACATCGGCAAGAACATCGTGACCGTGGTGCTTCAGTGCAATAACTTCGAAGTCGTCAATATGGGCGTGATGGTGCCGTGCGCCGAGATCCTCGCCAAGGCGAAGGAAGAAGGCGCGGACATCATCGGCCTGTCGGGCCTCATTACGCCGAGTCTCGAAGAGATGGCGTACGTGGCCTCGGAAATGCAGCGCGACGAGTACTTCCGCCTGCGCAACATTCCGCTGCTGATCGGCGGCGCCACGACCTCGCGCGTGCATACCGCCGTGAAGATCGCGCCGCACTACGATGGCCCTGTGATCTACGTACCCGACGCGTCGCGCTCGGTGTCGGTCGCCTCGAACCTTCTCTCCGACGATGCCGCCGAGCGCTACCTCGCCGAGGTCAAAACGGATTACGAGCGCGTGCGTCAGCAGCATGCGAACCGCAAGGCCACGCCGATGGTCTCGCTCGCGGCCGCCCGTGAGAACAAGTTCAAGGTCGATTGGTCGACCTACGTGCCGCCCAAGCCGAAGTTCATCGGCCGCCGCGTGTTCAAGAATTACGATCTGGCCGAATTGGCGGAGTTCATCGACTGGGGCCCGTTCTTCCAGACGTGGGACCTCGCAGGCCCCTACCCCGCGATTCTGACCGACGAGATCGTCGGCGAGTCGGCCCAGCGTGTCTTCGCCGACGGCCGGGCCATGCTCGATCGCCTGATCAAGGGGCGCTGGCTGACCGCCAACGGCGTGATCGCGATGCTGCCCGCCAATGTGGTCGGCGACGACGACATCGAGATCTATACCGACGAATCGCGTTCGGAAGTGGCCTTTACGTGGCATAACCTGCGCCAGCAAAGCGAGCGTCCGGTCGTAGACGGTGTTCGCCGCCCGAACCGCTCGCTGGCCGACTTCATCGCCCCCAAGGACAGTGGCGTTGCCGACTATATCGGCGTGTTCGCGGTCACGGCAGGGCTTGGCGTCGACGCCAAGGAAGCCAGTTTCCTGGCAACGCACGACGATTACAGCGCGATCATGCTCAAAGCGCTGGCCGACCGTCTGGCCGAGGCGTTCGCCGAATGCATGCACGCGCGCGTGCGCCGCGACTTCTGGGGCTACGCCAGCGACGAGCAGTTGGATAACGACGCCCTCATCAAGGAAGCGTACGTCGGCATTCGCCCGGCACCGGGCTATCCGGCCTGCCCGGAGCACTCCGTCAAAGGTCCGATGTTCAAGTACCTGCAAGCCCACGAGATCAACATGAGCGTGACGGAATCGCTCGCCATGCTCCCTGCGGCAAGCGTCTCGGGCTTCTATCTGTCGCATCCGGACAGCACGTACTTCAGTGTCGGCAAGATCGGTCCCGATCAGGTCGAAGACTTCATGGAGCGTGCCAACGTGGACGAGGCGACCGCACGGCGTCTGCTCGCACCGCAACTGTCTTAG
- a CDS encoding MgtC/SapB family protein has translation MQSIQNFQLLPLLNTAVSLFVAFVLGTIIGVERQVRQRTAGLRTNVLVAVGAAAFVDLSMRLMPGDTRVIAYVVSGVGFLGAGAIMKDGASVRGLNTAATLWGSAAVGAAAGASLIVEACVVAAFVLAANTLLRPIVNRINRAPINEATSEATYALSVICARTTQRDVLDKVEAWLEASNYPVRALDIHPFGEAEVEIEALLLPTAVKAGELDALTDHLEMLPGVNQVFWSSRSDD, from the coding sequence CTGCAAAGCATCCAGAATTTTCAGCTCCTCCCGCTGCTGAACACGGCGGTCTCGCTGTTCGTCGCGTTCGTGCTCGGCACGATCATCGGCGTGGAGCGGCAAGTCCGCCAACGCACGGCCGGCCTGCGAACCAACGTGCTCGTGGCCGTGGGCGCGGCCGCGTTCGTCGACCTGTCGATGCGACTCATGCCCGGCGATACCCGCGTGATTGCCTATGTGGTGTCGGGCGTCGGCTTCCTCGGCGCGGGCGCGATCATGAAGGACGGCGCTTCGGTGCGTGGCCTGAATACTGCCGCCACGCTCTGGGGCTCGGCCGCCGTGGGCGCTGCCGCCGGGGCCAGCCTGATCGTCGAAGCCTGTGTCGTGGCCGCGTTCGTGCTGGCCGCCAATACGTTGCTGCGCCCTATCGTGAATCGCATCAACCGCGCCCCGATCAACGAAGCCACGTCCGAGGCGACTTACGCGCTGTCCGTCATCTGTGCCCGCACTACGCAGCGCGACGTGCTCGACAAGGTAGAGGCCTGGCTCGAGGCGTCGAACTATCCGGTGCGCGCGCTCGACATTCATCCCTTCGGCGAAGCGGAAGTCGAAATCGAAGCGCTGCTGCTGCCCACAGCGGTCAAGGCGGGGGAACTCGACGCGCTCACCGATCATCTCGAAATGCTGCCCGGCGTCAATCAGGTGTTCTGGTCAAGCCGTTCGGATGACTAA
- a CDS encoding DUF3108 domain-containing protein: protein MPPALNDSTDAVSTPPGPTPPVSRRGWVVWVSVLVTVFVAHVLIALWVASHRTTLDETPIPEIPITLIPLKPVAPPAPPAPPVPKPAVKQSPRKPVAPSRPDTLAAPATADTPGPQAASETVAGDGNTPGAPASQAQAAPPAGPPLTAAAANGDKFDPPPSVTLTYDALMNGVRNQTGEMQWVNENGHYRLRVAVPIIFLGTFEFISEGGFDVNGIAPSRYVEKRGRRAEYITDFHRDAPPTLTFTRSGQSLPLAPGAQDRFSVMMQLASYARGNPERYTQVGVTHEFTVVDTDSSEVWPVQYVGVETLRTPHGYVETRHFTRLPRKAGDERRVDIWLAPSLDWLPVRVKQTEPSGNEFELIFSQKSAP from the coding sequence GTGCCCCCGGCTCTCAACGATTCCACCGACGCTGTTTCGACACCCCCCGGCCCAACGCCACCGGTCTCGCGCCGTGGCTGGGTCGTATGGGTGAGCGTGCTCGTCACGGTGTTCGTCGCGCATGTGCTGATCGCGTTGTGGGTCGCCAGTCACCGCACTACACTCGACGAGACGCCGATCCCCGAAATTCCGATCACGCTGATCCCCCTTAAACCGGTCGCGCCACCCGCGCCCCCGGCTCCGCCCGTGCCCAAACCGGCGGTGAAGCAAAGTCCGCGCAAACCGGTCGCGCCCTCACGGCCCGACACGCTCGCAGCCCCCGCCACGGCCGACACCCCGGGGCCACAAGCCGCCTCGGAAACCGTTGCCGGTGACGGAAATACGCCGGGCGCCCCGGCCAGTCAGGCGCAGGCGGCCCCCCCGGCAGGGCCGCCGCTGACAGCCGCCGCCGCCAATGGCGACAAATTCGACCCGCCGCCATCTGTCACGCTAACTTACGACGCCCTGATGAACGGCGTGCGCAACCAGACCGGCGAGATGCAGTGGGTAAACGAAAATGGCCATTACCGCTTGCGTGTGGCCGTGCCGATCATCTTTCTCGGCACCTTCGAATTCATCAGCGAAGGCGGTTTCGACGTGAATGGCATTGCGCCATCCCGTTATGTGGAAAAACGCGGGCGTCGGGCCGAATACATCACGGACTTCCATCGGGATGCCCCCCCAACCCTCACGTTCACGCGCTCAGGCCAGTCGTTGCCACTGGCCCCCGGCGCGCAAGACCGGTTCAGCGTGATGATGCAACTCGCAAGCTACGCGCGAGGGAATCCGGAACGCTATACGCAAGTAGGGGTGACCCACGAGTTCACGGTCGTCGACACGGACAGCAGCGAGGTCTGGCCGGTGCAGTACGTTGGCGTGGAGACGCTGCGCACCCCTCATGGTTACGTAGAGACTCGCCATTTCACGCGATTGCCTCGCAAGGCCGGAGACGAACGGCGTGTCGATATCTGGCTCGCGCCGTCGCTCGACTGGCTGCCTGTGCGGGTGAAGCAGACCGAGCCTTCGGGCAACGAGTTCGAGTTGATCTTCTCGCAGAAATCCGCCCCATGA
- a CDS encoding alpha/beta fold hydrolase, which produces MKVSANGASIHYAVDGHGPWLTLAHPLGADLTVWDDLVPDLAAHFRVLRYDSRGHGGSDVPRGPYTIGQLAADATALLSSLEIPRTHFVGISMGGAVAQQVALDAPERIASLALIDTTGGYDHADAKVFLERAAYAREHGMKTLANGTLERWLGERFRKRHPEKAERIRALVARAHPEGFAASCEALAAFDLRPRLAEIEAPTLVLVGENDPSTPPAVARRLASGIAGARLEIVPDAAHLSIVEQKQFVTNAVATFLQGAASNV; this is translated from the coding sequence ATGAAGGTCAGTGCCAACGGTGCATCGATTCATTACGCAGTGGACGGCCACGGTCCGTGGCTGACACTGGCGCATCCGTTGGGTGCGGATCTCACGGTATGGGACGATCTCGTACCCGATCTGGCTGCGCACTTCCGGGTGCTGCGCTACGACAGTCGCGGTCATGGCGGCAGCGACGTTCCGCGTGGCCCGTACACCATCGGGCAGTTGGCGGCCGACGCGACCGCCCTGCTCAGTTCGCTGGAAATCCCGAGAACGCACTTCGTCGGCATTTCGATGGGCGGTGCTGTCGCGCAGCAAGTGGCGCTCGACGCTCCCGAGCGCATCGCCAGCCTTGCGCTGATCGACACCACCGGTGGCTACGACCACGCCGATGCGAAGGTATTTCTCGAACGCGCCGCCTATGCGCGCGAGCATGGGATGAAGACACTTGCCAACGGCACGCTGGAACGCTGGCTCGGCGAACGCTTCCGCAAACGCCACCCGGAAAAGGCCGAGCGCATTCGGGCACTCGTGGCACGCGCGCACCCGGAAGGCTTCGCCGCTTCGTGCGAAGCGTTGGCTGCGTTCGATCTGCGCCCACGCTTGGCGGAGATCGAAGCGCCCACACTGGTACTCGTCGGGGAAAACGACCCCTCGACCCCGCCAGCCGTGGCTCGCCGTCTGGCCAGCGGCATTGCGGGCGCCCGGCTGGAAATCGTGCCGGACGCCGCACATCTGTCGATCGTCGAGCAGAAACAGTTCGTAACCAATGCCGTTGCAACATTTTTGCAAGGAGCCGCCTCTAACGTCTGA
- a CDS encoding homocysteine S-methyltransferase family protein, whose amino-acid sequence MTTATASAANAQTGTAPATAQAPVQTRYTRGQALPALLESRILILDGAMGTMIQQYKLDEAQYRGTRFADFAHDVKGNNELLSLTRPDVIGEIHRKYLAAGADIIETNTFGATTIAQSDYHMEALADEMNRESARLARDACEAFSTPEKPRFAAGAIGPTPKTASISPDVNDPGARNVDFDQLRDAYYAQAKSLLEGGVDLFLVETIFDTLNAKAALFAIDELFEDTGEVLPIMISGTVTDASGRILSGQTVEAFWNSLRHARPLTFGLNCALGATLMRPYIAELAKLCNTYVSVYPNAGLPNPMSDTGFDETPDVTSGLLKEFAQAGLVNLAGGCCGTTPEHIAEIAKALANVKPRRWPSQYRNAGGDSALDASLDQ is encoded by the coding sequence ATGACCACCGCAACCGCTTCCGCCGCCAATGCCCAAACGGGGACCGCACCGGCCACGGCTCAGGCCCCTGTGCAGACCCGCTATACGCGCGGTCAGGCGCTGCCTGCGCTGCTTGAATCCCGCATTCTGATTCTGGACGGCGCCATGGGGACGATGATCCAGCAGTACAAGCTGGACGAAGCACAGTACCGCGGTACGCGCTTCGCGGACTTCGCACACGACGTCAAGGGCAACAACGAGTTGCTCTCGCTCACTCGCCCCGACGTTATCGGCGAAATCCACCGCAAATACCTCGCGGCGGGTGCCGATATCATCGAGACGAATACGTTCGGGGCGACGACGATCGCGCAGAGCGACTATCACATGGAAGCGCTGGCCGACGAGATGAACCGCGAGTCGGCACGACTGGCGCGAGACGCCTGCGAGGCGTTCAGCACGCCCGAGAAGCCGCGCTTCGCCGCCGGCGCCATCGGCCCGACGCCCAAGACGGCAAGCATCAGCCCGGATGTGAACGACCCGGGCGCACGCAACGTCGACTTCGACCAACTGCGCGACGCCTATTACGCACAAGCCAAATCGCTGCTCGAAGGCGGGGTCGATCTGTTTCTCGTCGAAACGATCTTCGATACGCTCAACGCCAAGGCCGCCCTCTTCGCCATCGACGAGCTGTTCGAAGATACCGGCGAAGTGCTGCCGATCATGATTTCGGGCACCGTCACCGACGCCTCCGGCCGCATTCTGTCCGGCCAGACGGTCGAGGCGTTCTGGAATTCGCTGCGTCACGCACGTCCGCTCACGTTCGGTCTGAACTGCGCGCTCGGTGCAACGCTGATGCGTCCGTATATCGCCGAACTGGCCAAGCTGTGCAACACGTATGTGTCGGTCTACCCGAACGCCGGTCTGCCCAACCCGATGAGCGATACCGGCTTCGACGAAACGCCTGACGTGACCTCGGGCCTGCTCAAAGAGTTTGCCCAGGCCGGCCTCGTGAATCTCGCCGGCGGTTGCTGCGGCACGACCCCCGAACACATTGCCGAAATCGCGAAAGCGCTGGCCAACGTGAAGCCGCGCCGCTGGCCCTCGCAGTACCGCAATGCCGGTGGCGACAGCGCACTCGACGCCTCGCTCGACCAATAA